From the Oncorhynchus nerka isolate Pitt River linkage group LG20, Oner_Uvic_2.0, whole genome shotgun sequence genome, one window contains:
- the LOC115102499 gene encoding transcription initiation factor TFIID subunit 8-like, whose amino-acid sequence MADPAVMAGGFSAIVGRSGCGKATSSPAENYQLARRRTLQVVVSSLLTECGFESAEKATVESLTEMIQSYISEVGRCAKAYCEHTARITPTLSDAVVTLNEMGFNVDTLPGYAKRSQRMVITAPPVTNAPVIPKALIAGQKRTHPSHIPSHFPEFPDPHTYIKTPTFREPVSDYQVVREKAASQRRDVERALTRFMAKTGETQSLFKDDVTAFPLIAERPSSIPYLSALLPSELELQTLEETDSSEQDDQTDSENTPVNNLNDDPGADKENSVLLAGGVVPLVKVSEENMIDNPYLRPVKKPKVRRKK is encoded by the exons GTTCCGGGTGTGGTAAGGCGACGTCCAGCCCGGCAGAGAATTACCAGCTTGCCCGGCGTCGCACCCTCCAAGTGGTAGTGAGCTCTCTGCTGACAGAGTGTGGATTCGAGAGTGCAGAGAAGGCCACTGTGGAATCACTGACTGAGATGATCCAGAGCT ACATATCTGAAGTAGGTCGTTGTGCCAAGGCATACTGTGAACACACAGCTCGAATCACGCCCACCCTCTCTGACGCTGTGGTCACACTCAATGAAATGG GTTTCAATGTGGACACTCTGCCAGGGTATGCCAAGAGATCACAGAGGATGGTTATAACTGCTC CTCCAGTGACGAATGCTCCTGTGATCCCAAAGGCCTTGATTGCTGGACAGAAACGCACTCATCCCTCCCACATCCCCAGCCACTTCCCGGAGTTCCCCGATCCTCACACTTACATCAAAACTCCA ACGTTTCGGGAGCCTGTGTCAGATTACCAGGTGGTGCGAGAGAAGGCAGCTTCTCAGAGAAGAGATGTAGAGCGAGCACTCACACGCTTCATGGCCAAGACTGGAGAAACACAGAGCCTCTTCAAGGATGATGTCACTGCCTTCCCAT TGATCGCAGAGCGGCCCAGCTCCATCCCGTATCTCAGTGCCCTGCTGCCCTCAGAACTGGAGCTGCAgactctggaggagacagactCCTCTGAACAGGACGATCAGACCGACAGCGAGAACACGCCAGTCAACAACCTCAAT GATGATCCTGGAGCTGATAAGGAGAATTCCGTGCTTCTTGCTGGGGGCGTGGTTCCCTTGGTGAAGGTCAGTGAAGAAAACATGATTGACAACCCATACTTGAGGCCAGTCAAGAAACCCAAAGTGAGGAGGAAGAAGTGA
- the LOC115102502 gene encoding ciliary microtubule-associated protein 3 isoform X1 yields MSNLISEFIAPLRCVAFGSCQERKLFPTHCAPNRLGNKLSLEGAPHRGPGCYDNHVGTILYDVQKRPESKKGYTLAARTSARFLPCAQTITPSPQRYQQDRTWSKVYPPGRIPFSSTTKRFRTKPVTADFKPGPGTYAHDTTLNQKVSWPMKFGSPDWGRLPTLERKALRTELLCDKEFVKQRSRVAYLQLFYS; encoded by the exons ATGTCCAATCTTATCTCTGAATTTATAGCTCCCCTGCGGTGCGTTGCCTTTGGCAGCTGCCAGGAACGGAAGTTGTTTCCGACCCACTGTGCACCTAACCGGCTGGGCAATAAGCTCTCACTTGAGGGAGCCCCACACCGTGGCCCCGGCTGCTATGACAATCAT GTTGGTACCATTCTATATGATGTACAGAAGAGACCTGAGAGTAAGAAAGGATACACTCTTGCTGCAAGGACGTCTGCACGGTTTCTGCCCTGTGCTCAG ACAATCACTCCTTCCCCTCAGAGGTATCAGCAGGACAGAACCTGGTCTAAAGTATACCCTCCTGGCAGAATCCCCTTCAGCTCCACCACAAAGAGGTtcaggaccaagcctgttacagctGACTTCAAACCAGG CCCAGGGACATATGCTCATGATACTACTCTGAACCAGAAGGTGTCATGGCCTATGAAATTTGGTTCCCCAGACTGGGGTAGACTGCCCACATTAGAGAGGAAAGCCTTGAGGACAGAG CTGCTTTGTGACAAGGAGTTTGTGAAGCAAAGAAGTCGGGTGGCATATCTACAGTTGTTCTACTCCTGA
- the LOC115102502 gene encoding ciliary microtubule-associated protein 3 isoform X2: protein MAALDAAPLRCVAFGSCQERKLFPTHCAPNRLGNKLSLEGAPHRGPGCYDNHVGTILYDVQKRPESKKGYTLAARTSARFLPCAQTITPSPQRYQQDRTWSKVYPPGRIPFSSTTKRFRTKPVTADFKPGPGTYAHDTTLNQKVSWPMKFGSPDWGRLPTLERKALRTELLCDKEFVKQRSRVAYLQLFYS from the exons ATGGCGGCACTGGATGCAG CTCCCCTGCGGTGCGTTGCCTTTGGCAGCTGCCAGGAACGGAAGTTGTTTCCGACCCACTGTGCACCTAACCGGCTGGGCAATAAGCTCTCACTTGAGGGAGCCCCACACCGTGGCCCCGGCTGCTATGACAATCAT GTTGGTACCATTCTATATGATGTACAGAAGAGACCTGAGAGTAAGAAAGGATACACTCTTGCTGCAAGGACGTCTGCACGGTTTCTGCCCTGTGCTCAG ACAATCACTCCTTCCCCTCAGAGGTATCAGCAGGACAGAACCTGGTCTAAAGTATACCCTCCTGGCAGAATCCCCTTCAGCTCCACCACAAAGAGGTtcaggaccaagcctgttacagctGACTTCAAACCAGG CCCAGGGACATATGCTCATGATACTACTCTGAACCAGAAGGTGTCATGGCCTATGAAATTTGGTTCCCCAGACTGGGGTAGACTGCCCACATTAGAGAGGAAAGCCTTGAGGACAGAG CTGCTTTGTGACAAGGAGTTTGTGAAGCAAAGAAGTCGGGTGGCATATCTACAGTTGTTCTACTCCTGA